A genomic segment from Halomonas sp. GD1P12 encodes:
- the aroE gene encoding shikimate dehydrogenase yields MSSRYCVLGNPVKHSKSPMIHQAFAAQTGKPLAYTAELAPLDGFEAAWRAFCESGGRGANVTVPFKQQAFALCDTQSLRARRAGAVNTLSLGQNGRVFGDNTDGIGLLRDLKACEVPLAGKRVLVLGAGGAVRGVLEPLLNEAPRELVIANRTGARAEALAADFRDLGTVSGGGYEVLSGRFDLVINGTSASLAGELPPLPETLFEPDAVAYDMMYAAAPTVFLQWAQMRGARTIDGLGMLVEQAAEAFFIWQNVRPETAPVQALLRKTLIEG; encoded by the coding sequence ATGAGCAGCCGTTACTGCGTGCTGGGCAACCCGGTCAAGCACTCCAAATCGCCGATGATTCACCAGGCCTTCGCTGCGCAGACCGGCAAACCGCTGGCGTACACTGCCGAGCTCGCCCCGCTTGATGGCTTCGAGGCGGCCTGGCGTGCGTTTTGCGAAAGCGGCGGGCGCGGCGCCAACGTCACCGTGCCCTTCAAGCAGCAGGCGTTCGCACTTTGCGATACGCAAAGCCTGCGCGCCCGACGCGCCGGCGCGGTGAATACGCTCAGCCTCGGCCAGAACGGGCGTGTTTTTGGTGACAATACCGACGGCATCGGCCTGCTGCGGGATTTGAAGGCCTGTGAGGTGCCCCTGGCGGGCAAACGCGTGCTGGTTCTGGGGGCCGGCGGCGCGGTGCGCGGCGTGCTCGAGCCGCTGCTGAATGAAGCCCCGCGCGAGCTTGTTATTGCCAACCGTACCGGCGCCAGGGCCGAGGCGCTGGCCGCGGACTTTCGCGATCTTGGCACTGTATCTGGCGGCGGTTATGAGGTGCTCTCCGGGCGTTTCGATCTGGTCATCAACGGCACCAGCGCAAGCCTTGCCGGCGAACTGCCCCCGCTGCCCGAAACGCTGTTCGAACCCGATGCGGTCGCCTATGACATGATGTACGCCGCCGCCCCCACGGTCTTTTTACAGTGGGCACAAATGCGCGGGGCGCGCACCATCGACGGGCTCGGCATGCTGGTCGAGCAGGCCGCGGAGGCATTTTTTATCTGGCAGAACGTGCGCCCGGAAACAGCACCGGTGCAGGCGCTTTTAAGAAAAACGCTGATTGAAGGGTGA
- the hemF gene encoding oxygen-dependent coproporphyrinogen oxidase: MAHEHLDDVKTYLMNLQDRLCEALADTDGRGTFREESWQREAGGGGRSRVIENGALFEKGGVNYSHVFGETLPPSATASRPELAGRSFHAVGVSWVLHPENPHVPTSHGNVRFFIAEKEGEAPVWWFGGGIDLTPYYPVFEDVVHWHRVAQTACAPFGEGVYPRYKAWCDDYFYLKHRDETRGVGGLFFDDLNEPDFETAFAFQRAVGDSFLEAYLPITRRRRDTPWGEQEREFQLYRRGRYVEFNLVWDRGTLFGLQSGGRTESILMSMPPLARWEYGYTPGPGSPEAHLDDYLTPRDWLAEAEKAGVSA, from the coding sequence GTGGCCCACGAGCATCTGGACGACGTTAAAACCTACCTGATGAACCTGCAGGACCGGCTCTGCGAGGCGCTGGCCGACACGGACGGGCGCGGCACCTTCAGAGAAGAGAGCTGGCAGCGTGAAGCTGGCGGCGGGGGGCGCTCACGGGTGATCGAAAACGGCGCGCTGTTCGAAAAGGGCGGCGTCAACTACTCCCACGTTTTCGGCGAGACGCTGCCGCCCTCGGCCACCGCCTCGCGCCCGGAGCTTGCCGGGCGCAGTTTTCACGCCGTGGGCGTCTCCTGGGTACTGCATCCGGAGAATCCGCACGTGCCCACCAGTCATGGCAACGTGCGCTTTTTCATCGCCGAAAAGGAAGGCGAGGCGCCAGTGTGGTGGTTTGGCGGCGGGATCGACCTGACGCCGTACTACCCGGTTTTCGAGGACGTCGTGCACTGGCATCGGGTGGCCCAAACGGCCTGCGCGCCTTTCGGTGAGGGCGTCTACCCGCGTTACAAGGCGTGGTGTGACGACTATTTTTACCTCAAGCATCGCGACGAGACCCGCGGCGTGGGCGGGCTATTTTTCGATGATTTGAACGAGCCGGATTTCGAGACGGCCTTCGCCTTTCAGCGCGCCGTCGGCGACAGCTTCCTGGAAGCTTACCTGCCGATCACCCGTCGCAGGCGCGACACGCCTTGGGGCGAGCAGGAGCGCGAGTTCCAGCTCTACCGGCGCGGACGCTACGTCGAGTTCAACCTGGTATGGGACCGCGGCACGCTGTTTGGTCTGCAAAGCGGCGGGCGCACCGAGTCCATTCTGATGTCGATGCCGCCGCTGGCGCGCTGGGAGTACGGCTACACGCCGGGCCCGGGAAGCCCGGAGGCGCACCTGGACGACTACCTGACGCCCCGCGACTGGCTGGCCGAAGCCGAAAAGGCGGGAGTGAGCGCATGA
- a CDS encoding oxygenase MpaB family protein → MSHFLYDAMVARLGAARADENPGPFPEGGLVRRIHGDFTPMMCGGISALLLQMLHPLALAGVWDHSNFRHDMVGRLRRTSDFIATTSFADFAQAEESIARVRRVHAKVRGHAADGRAYAADAPDLLTWVHVAEMSRFMAAHLVYRNPSLGAAEQDRYFFETACIAEALGARQVPDSREAVAAYLEAKRGELVFDERTRDVVRVLLSAPPRHLILGPAGALFMRAGIDLLPEWGARMLSLDMPRVQRRLVRAGIKSAMPMISRAVRSGAYRRALVRFQRRD, encoded by the coding sequence ATGAGCCACTTTCTGTACGACGCCATGGTGGCCAGGCTCGGCGCGGCGCGGGCCGACGAAAACCCCGGGCCGTTCCCGGAAGGTGGCCTTGTGCGCCGTATTCACGGCGACTTTACGCCGATGATGTGCGGCGGCATCAGCGCGCTGCTGTTACAAATGCTGCATCCGCTGGCGCTCGCCGGCGTGTGGGATCACTCCAACTTTCGCCACGACATGGTCGGGCGCCTGCGGCGCACCAGCGACTTCATCGCCACCACCAGCTTCGCCGATTTCGCCCAGGCGGAAGAGTCGATCGCTCGGGTACGCCGGGTCCACGCGAAGGTACGCGGTCACGCCGCCGATGGTCGCGCCTACGCCGCCGACGCCCCGGACCTGCTCACCTGGGTGCACGTGGCGGAGATGAGCCGCTTCATGGCCGCGCACCTGGTGTACCGAAACCCGTCGCTCGGCGCGGCGGAGCAGGACCGCTACTTTTTCGAAACCGCCTGCATCGCCGAGGCGCTCGGCGCCCGCCAGGTGCCGGATAGCCGCGAAGCGGTGGCGGCGTATTTAGAGGCCAAGCGAGGCGAGCTGGTGTTTGATGAGCGCACCCGCGACGTGGTGCGGGTTCTTTTGAGCGCGCCGCCGCGCCACCTGATTCTGGGCCCGGCAGGCGCCTTGTTCATGCGCGCCGGTATCGATCTTCTGCCCGAGTGGGGCGCCCGAATGCTGTCGCTCGACATGCCCCGGGTGCAGCGCCGGCTGGTGCGCGCCGGCATCAAAAGCGCGATGCCGATGATCAGTCGCGCGGTGCGAAGCGGCGCCTACCGCCGCGCGCTGGTGCGCTTTCAGCGCCGTGACTGA
- a CDS encoding L-threonylcarbamoyladenylate synthase, translated as MTSMDNLQRVVQTLRQGGVIACPTEAVWGLSCDPDNDEALAHLMRLKERDPAKGVILVAASIQQFGPWLESLPLALHAPLAASWPGPHTWLVPDNGRSHGLVRGAHQSVALRVTDHPGMRALCEAFGGPLVSTSANRAAEPPAMSADEVRAIFGDELDAMLDGELGGQTRPSTIRDLVTNEVLRA; from the coding sequence ATGACTTCGATGGACAATCTTCAACGCGTGGTCCAGACCCTGCGCCAGGGCGGCGTAATCGCCTGCCCGACCGAGGCGGTATGGGGGCTGAGCTGCGACCCGGACAACGATGAGGCGCTGGCGCACCTGATGCGCCTGAAAGAGCGCGACCCGGCCAAGGGCGTCATTCTGGTCGCCGCCAGCATCCAGCAGTTCGGCCCCTGGCTCGAGTCGCTGCCGCTGGCCCTGCACGCGCCGCTCGCCGCGAGCTGGCCCGGCCCGCACACCTGGCTTGTGCCGGATAACGGGCGCAGCCACGGCCTCGTGCGCGGCGCCCATCAGAGCGTGGCGCTACGGGTGACCGACCACCCCGGTATGAGGGCTCTTTGCGAGGCCTTCGGCGGGCCGCTGGTGTCGACCTCCGCCAACCGCGCCGCCGAGCCGCCGGCCATGAGCGCTGATGAGGTACGCGCCATTTTCGGCGACGAGCTCGATGCCATGCTCGATGGCGAACTCGGTGGCCAGACCCGGCCCAGCACCATTCGCGATCTGGTGACCAACGAGGTGCTGCGCGCCTGA
- the dprA gene encoding DNA-processing protein DprA, which yields MDANAWLALAALPNMGAHRLKTLYDQAPDWPQGWLAALPAPAASALRLWLDHPNKSPLQAQIDASRGWCEAGPHRHVLYPGHPRWPALLDELPDPPPVLWALGDLDALIGPRLAMVGTRKPTAEGGRNAREFARALAGRGWCVVSGMALGVDGLAQQAALDEGGATVAVLGSGVDVIYPASHRALYRKLTQTPRALVLSEHPPGTRARPAYFPRRNRIVTGLSLGTLVIEATEKSGSLVSARLAVEQGRELFALPGSLYNVQAAGCLSLLKSGAILTRHVDDILEELGHWAGAYLPTAGQALAEPITSAPVQMSDPLTLDTPDTLLAALSSTPTPIDLLVQYTDQSVGECQQRLLMLELEGRVAQQAGGWVRLG from the coding sequence ATGGATGCCAACGCGTGGCTAGCCCTGGCCGCGCTGCCCAACATGGGCGCGCACCGGCTCAAGACGCTTTATGATCAGGCGCCCGACTGGCCCCAGGGGTGGCTCGCCGCACTCCCGGCGCCGGCGGCAAGCGCACTCAGGCTCTGGCTCGACCATCCGAATAAAAGCCCGCTTCAGGCGCAGATCGACGCCAGCCGCGGCTGGTGCGAGGCCGGCCCCCACCGCCACGTGCTGTATCCAGGCCACCCGCGCTGGCCTGCGCTTCTCGACGAGCTGCCGGACCCGCCGCCGGTGCTGTGGGCTCTGGGGGATCTCGACGCGCTGATTGGGCCGCGCCTGGCCATGGTGGGTACGCGCAAGCCGACCGCAGAGGGTGGGCGCAACGCTCGGGAGTTTGCCCGGGCGCTTGCCGGTCGCGGCTGGTGCGTGGTCAGCGGCATGGCGCTGGGTGTGGACGGCCTGGCCCAGCAGGCCGCCCTCGATGAAGGCGGCGCCACGGTGGCGGTGCTGGGCTCGGGGGTGGATGTCATCTACCCGGCGAGCCACCGCGCGCTGTATCGAAAGCTCACCCAAACGCCGCGGGCACTGGTGCTCTCCGAACACCCGCCGGGCACCCGGGCGCGGCCGGCATACTTTCCGCGGCGTAATCGCATCGTCACCGGGCTTTCGCTTGGCACGCTGGTCATCGAGGCCACGGAAAAAAGCGGCAGCCTCGTGAGCGCGCGCCTTGCCGTGGAGCAGGGCCGTGAGCTGTTCGCCCTGCCGGGCTCGCTTTATAACGTGCAGGCCGCCGGGTGCCTGTCGCTTCTGAAAAGCGGCGCTATTCTCACCCGCCACGTCGACGATATCCTCGAGGAGCTCGGCCACTGGGCCGGCGCGTACCTGCCAACGGCCGGGCAGGCCCTTGCGGAACCCATCACATCCGCCCCGGTCCAGATGAGTGACCCGCTTACGCTCGATACGCCGGATACGCTGCTCGCCGCGCTCTCCTCGACTCCCACGCCGATCGATTTGTTGGTGCAGTACACCGACCAGAGCGTAGGCGAGTGCCAGCAAAGGCTTCTCATGCTCGAACTCGAGGGCCGCGTGGCTCAGCAAGCGGGCGGCTGGGTGCGCCTGGGGTAG
- a CDS encoding LysM peptidoglycan-binding domain-containing protein — protein MVVHKTFRLGALAALLLSVAAFANAAEGWERIRSDAPERYVVVKGDTLWGIAARFLQNPWQWPSLWEANPQIRNPHLIYPGDTLILRDCAGAPCFALETGQPVVKLSPRVRTIEPREAVWALPMDVVEVFLRQHRFLEAGRALGELGYVVGGENQRFISGAGDTLYVRGVLPTGVALGFYRPGEPYLSASGEVLGRELVFIGEARLIDQQGEIARVEALSARQEVRNDDIVIALDDRIEADFQPRAPQAEVAGHIIAAPGGVRFIGRLQVVAIDLGTQDGLQPGHVLRVDQQGELINDPRTGELFQLPNTEGGLLMVFKPYSRMSYALVMQASNVLAIGDEVRTPRP, from the coding sequence ATGGTCGTGCACAAAACCTTTCGCCTGGGTGCCCTCGCCGCGCTGCTGCTGAGTGTCGCCGCGTTCGCCAACGCCGCCGAGGGCTGGGAGCGTATTCGAAGCGACGCCCCCGAGCGCTACGTAGTGGTCAAAGGCGACACGCTTTGGGGCATCGCCGCGCGCTTTTTGCAAAACCCCTGGCAGTGGCCGTCGCTTTGGGAAGCCAATCCGCAGATTCGCAATCCGCACTTGATCTACCCCGGCGACACGCTGATTCTGCGCGACTGCGCCGGTGCTCCCTGCTTTGCGCTGGAAACCGGCCAGCCGGTGGTGAAGCTTTCGCCGCGCGTGCGCACCATCGAGCCGCGCGAGGCGGTGTGGGCGCTGCCGATGGACGTGGTCGAGGTGTTTTTGCGCCAGCATCGCTTTCTGGAGGCGGGCCGGGCGCTGGGGGAGCTTGGCTACGTGGTCGGTGGCGAGAATCAGCGCTTCATCAGCGGCGCCGGCGACACGCTCTACGTGCGCGGTGTGCTGCCCACGGGCGTTGCGCTTGGCTTTTATCGTCCCGGCGAGCCCTACCTGTCCGCCAGCGGCGAGGTGTTGGGCCGCGAGCTGGTCTTTATCGGCGAGGCGCGCCTGATCGATCAGCAGGGCGAGATCGCCCGGGTCGAGGCGCTCAGCGCCAGACAGGAAGTGCGCAACGACGACATCGTGATCGCGCTCGATGACAGAATCGAGGCGGATTTCCAACCGCGCGCGCCTCAGGCCGAGGTGGCCGGCCATATCATTGCCGCCCCCGGCGGGGTGCGCTTCATCGGCCGGCTGCAGGTCGTCGCCATCGACCTTGGTACCCAGGATGGCCTTCAGCCCGGGCACGTGCTGCGCGTCGATCAGCAGGGCGAACTCATCAACGACCCGCGCACCGGGGAGCTGTTCCAGCTGCCCAATACCGAAGGCGGGCTCCTGATGGTCTTCAAGCCCTACAGCCGCATGAGCTACGCTCTGGTGATGCAGGCCTCCAACGTACTGGCGATAGGCGATGAGGTGCGCACGCCCAGGCCTTGA